Proteins co-encoded in one Candidatus Nezhaarchaeota archaeon genomic window:
- the map gene encoding type II methionyl aminopeptidase, with amino-acid sequence MDEYEVKCYLRAGRAAAKALEEVCHRVHEGALIKELCELAEATVRKEGAYPAFPCNVSINSTAAHYTALADDEEVVPKGAVVKVDVGAHVEGYIGDVAATVSLNPEAEPLLRAAQEALNRALELMKPGVPLSRVGWAIEATIKSYGLKPIQNLTGHGLSRYSLHTGVAVPNVRQAGGVVEDGGAYAIEPFATNGEGYVIDSEKITIFRYSRAGKVKGERARSFLEEVQSRFKTLPFTERWLINKWKLGEVRKLLSLLTQQGLLHAYPVLVERGGGVVSQFEHTVIVVEGRSVVTTLYE; translated from the coding sequence ATGGATGAGTATGAGGTTAAGTGCTACTTAAGGGCAGGGAGGGCGGCGGCCAAGGCGCTAGAGGAGGTCTGCCATAGGGTACACGAGGGCGCCTTGATTAAGGAGCTCTGCGAGCTAGCTGAAGCTACCGTTAGAAAAGAGGGGGCCTACCCCGCCTTCCCATGCAACGTATCCATTAATAGCACTGCAGCTCACTACACAGCCCTAGCAGACGATGAGGAGGTCGTGCCTAAGGGGGCCGTCGTAAAGGTAGACGTAGGGGCTCACGTCGAGGGGTACATAGGCGACGTGGCTGCCACGGTGTCGCTCAATCCAGAGGCTGAGCCTCTGCTTAGAGCAGCCCAGGAGGCTCTTAATAGGGCCCTTGAGTTAATGAAGCCGGGCGTGCCCCTGTCGAGGGTGGGGTGGGCCATCGAGGCAACGATCAAATCCTATGGTCTTAAGCCGATACAGAACTTGACTGGCCACGGCCTCTCGAGATACTCGCTTCACACAGGGGTCGCTGTGCCTAATGTTAGGCAGGCCGGGGGGGTCGTTGAAGATGGAGGGGCCTACGCAATAGAGCCCTTCGCGACTAATGGGGAGGGGTACGTTATTGACAGCGAGAAGATCACAATATTTAGATATTCGAGGGCGGGGAAGGTTAAGGGTGAGAGGGCTAGAAGCTTTCTCGAGGAGGTTCAAAGCAGGTTTAAGACCCTCCCCTTCACTGAGCGCTGGCTTATTAATAAGTGGAAGCTTGGCGAAGTTAGAAAGCTTCTTAGTTTACTAACTCAGCAAGGGCTCCTTCACGCCTACCCTGTCCTAGTGGAGAGGGGCGGGGGGGTGGTGAGTCAGTTTGAGCACACGGTGATCGTGGTAGAGGGTAGGTCCGTGGTGACTACGCTTTATGAGTAA
- a CDS encoding phosphopantetheine adenylyltransferase: MSKLGQSQPVCKYRKVAVGGTFDRLHRGHKALLERAFSVGMEVLIGVASDEMVESKHTSACRVASFEERVAKLVSFISGRGWLSRARILKIESPEGVLLEDPSIEALVVSEETLRRGLDINRKRVEKGLPPYELEVVDMVLAEDGRPISSSRIRAGEIDEEGRLKSSRLSR; the protein is encoded by the coding sequence ATGAGTAAGCTGGGCCAAAGCCAGCCAGTATGTAAGTATAGGAAGGTGGCTGTGGGGGGGACTTTCGATAGGCTTCACCGTGGCCACAAGGCCTTGTTGGAGAGAGCTTTCAGCGTTGGTATGGAGGTCCTCATAGGGGTAGCCTCAGACGAGATGGTTGAGAGTAAGCATACGTCAGCCTGTAGGGTAGCTAGCTTTGAAGAGAGGGTAGCTAAGCTTGTTTCCTTTATAAGCGGGAGGGGGTGGCTTAGCCGCGCACGCATCTTAAAGATAGAGAGCCCTGAAGGGGTGCTCCTAGAAGACCCCTCAATAGAGGCGCTAGTAGTAAGCGAGGAGACCCTTCGAAGGGGGCTTGACATTAATCGTAAGCGAGTCGAGAAAGGGCTTCCACCCTATGAGCTAGAGGTGGTGGACATGGTGCTCGCTGAAGACGGGAGGCCTATTTCCTCGTCTAGGATTAGGGCTGGCGAGATAGATGAGGAGGGTAGGCTTAAGTCGAGTAGGCTAAGTAGATGA